A region of Mesorhizobium sp. AR02 DNA encodes the following proteins:
- a CDS encoding TetR family transcriptional regulator C-terminal domain-containing protein, protein MNTGTEAPRRTRIQQEKRELILEAALEVFSTNGFRGSTIDQIAEAAGMSKPNLLYYFRRKEDIHETLMQRLLDTWLAPLRELDDIGDPMTELRSYIRRKLEMARDFPRESRLFANEILQGAPRIMPLLAGELKTLVDEKAAVIKGWMRAGKIARTDPWHLIFSIWATTQHYADFDVQVRAVLGPNRGGDGRFEDAARFLEQLFLDGLKPKG, encoded by the coding sequence GTGAACACCGGCACGGAAGCCCCTCGCCGCACACGCATCCAGCAGGAAAAGCGCGAACTCATCCTGGAGGCAGCGCTCGAGGTGTTCTCGACCAACGGTTTTCGCGGCTCGACCATCGACCAGATCGCCGAAGCGGCCGGCATGTCGAAGCCGAACCTGCTCTATTACTTCCGCCGCAAGGAGGACATTCACGAGACATTGATGCAGCGCCTGCTCGACACCTGGCTGGCGCCGTTGCGCGAGCTCGACGACATCGGCGATCCGATGACCGAACTCAGGAGCTACATCAGGCGCAAGCTCGAAATGGCGCGCGACTTCCCGCGCGAGAGCCGCCTGTTCGCCAACGAGATCCTGCAAGGCGCGCCGCGCATCATGCCGCTGCTGGCCGGCGAACTGAAAACGCTGGTCGACGAGAAAGCCGCCGTCATCAAGGGCTGGATGCGCGCCGGCAAGATCGCCAGGACCGACCCCTGGCACCTGATCTTCTCGATCTGGGCAACGACGCAGCATTATGCCGATTTCGACGTCCAGGTCCGCGCCGTGCTGGGACCGAACCGTGGCGGCGACGGCCGCTTCGAAGATGCGGCGAGATTCCTGGAGCAATTGTTTCTGGATGGGCTGAAGCCGAAGGGGTAA
- a CDS encoding aspartate aminotransferase family protein, with amino-acid sequence MSNRLKVTPNDLSAFWMPFTANRQFKQAPRMFVSAKDMHYTTSDGRKVLDGTAGLWCVNAGHCRPKITEAIQHQAAELDYAPAFQMGHPIVFELANRLVDLAPKGMDHVFFTNSGSESVETALKMAIAYHRVKGEGSRTRLIGRERGYHGVNFGGISVGGIVSNRKMFGTLLGGVDHMPHTHLPEKNAFSKGVPEYGAELANELERIVALHDASTIAAVIVEPVAGSTGVILPPKGYLQKLREICTKHGILLIFDEVITGFGRLGAPFAADYFGVTPDIMTTAKGVSNGVIPMGAVFVKKEIHDAFMTGPEHMIEFFHGYTYSGNPIACAAALGTLDTYKEEGLLTRGEELAPYWEDALHSLKGEPHVIDIRNIGLIGAIELAPIAGSPTKRAFSAFVKAFERGALIRTTGDIIALSPPLIITKGQINELIDHVREVLRSID; translated from the coding sequence ATGTCCAACCGGCTGAAAGTCACGCCGAACGATCTCAGCGCATTCTGGATGCCGTTCACGGCAAACCGGCAATTCAAGCAGGCGCCACGCATGTTCGTGTCCGCCAAGGACATGCACTACACGACCAGCGATGGCCGCAAGGTGCTCGACGGCACCGCCGGTCTGTGGTGCGTCAATGCCGGCCACTGCCGGCCGAAGATCACCGAGGCGATCCAGCATCAGGCCGCCGAACTCGACTACGCGCCGGCCTTCCAGATGGGCCATCCCATCGTGTTCGAACTGGCGAACCGCCTGGTCGACCTGGCGCCCAAGGGCATGGACCATGTCTTCTTCACCAATTCCGGTTCGGAATCGGTCGAGACCGCGCTGAAGATGGCGATCGCCTATCACCGGGTGAAGGGCGAGGGCTCGCGCACCCGCCTCATCGGCCGCGAGCGCGGCTATCACGGCGTCAATTTCGGCGGCATCTCGGTCGGCGGCATCGTCTCCAACCGCAAGATGTTCGGCACGCTGCTCGGCGGCGTCGACCACATGCCGCACACGCATCTGCCGGAGAAGAACGCCTTCTCCAAGGGCGTGCCGGAATATGGCGCCGAGCTTGCCAACGAGCTGGAGCGCATCGTTGCCCTGCATGACGCCTCGACCATCGCCGCCGTCATCGTCGAGCCGGTCGCCGGCTCCACCGGCGTCATCCTGCCGCCCAAGGGCTATCTGCAGAAGCTGCGCGAAATCTGCACCAAGCACGGCATCCTGCTGATCTTCGACGAGGTCATCACCGGTTTCGGCCGTCTCGGCGCGCCGTTCGCCGCCGACTATTTCGGCGTCACGCCCGACATCATGACCACCGCCAAGGGCGTCTCCAACGGCGTCATCCCGATGGGTGCGGTGTTCGTGAAGAAGGAAATCCACGACGCCTTCATGACCGGCCCGGAGCACATGATCGAGTTCTTCCACGGCTACACCTATTCGGGCAATCCGATTGCCTGTGCCGCCGCACTCGGCACGCTCGACACCTACAAGGAAGAGGGCCTGCTGACGCGTGGCGAGGAACTGGCGCCCTATTGGGAAGATGCGCTGCATTCGCTGAAGGGCGAGCCGCATGTCATCGATATCAGGAACATCGGCCTGATCGGCGCGATCGAACTGGCGCCGATCGCCGGCAGCCCGACCAAGCGGGCCTTCTCGGCCTTCGTCAAGGCGTTCGAGCGCGGCGCGCTGATCCGCACCACCGGCGACATCATCGCGCTGTCGCCGCCGCTGATCATCACCAAGGGCCAGATCAACGAACTGATCGACCATGTGCGTGAAGTGCTGCGGTCGATAGACTAA
- a CDS encoding Zn-dependent hydrolase: protein MAAPGENLRINSDRLWDSIMEMAKIGPGIAGGNNRQTVTDEDGEGRHLFKRWCEAAGLEMGVDEMGTMFARREGTDPSLPPVYVGSHLDTQPTGGKYDGVLGVLGGLEVVRSLNDLGIKTKHPIVVTNWTNEEGSRFAPAMMASGVFAGVLDQADVYEHTDKQGKKFGEELERIGWRGTEKVGDRKIHAFFELHIEQGPILEDEGIDIGVVTHGQGLKWLQVTLTGKEAHTGSTPMPKRRNAGLGMARVIELVHEIAMDYQPDAVGAVGHMEVFPNSRNIIAGRTVFTIDIRSPEKEVLDAMDGRIREGIDTICEALDIQYKVEQVGAFDPVTFDAGCVKAIRDAADRLGYTHRNIVSGAGHDACWINRVAPTAMVMCPCVDGLSHNEAEEITKEWASAGADVLFHAVVETAVIVE, encoded by the coding sequence ATGGCCGCACCCGGCGAGAATCTGCGAATCAATTCAGACCGTTTGTGGGATTCCATCATGGAGATGGCGAAGATCGGCCCCGGCATTGCCGGCGGCAACAATCGCCAGACCGTGACCGATGAGGACGGCGAGGGCCGGCATCTGTTCAAGCGCTGGTGCGAGGCAGCCGGGCTCGAAATGGGCGTGGACGAGATGGGCACCATGTTTGCCCGCCGCGAAGGCACCGATCCCAGCCTGCCGCCGGTCTATGTCGGCAGCCATCTCGATACGCAGCCGACCGGCGGCAAGTATGATGGCGTGCTCGGCGTGCTTGGCGGGCTGGAAGTCGTGCGCTCGCTGAACGATCTCGGCATCAAGACCAAGCATCCGATCGTTGTCACCAACTGGACCAACGAGGAAGGCTCGCGCTTTGCCCCGGCGATGATGGCGTCCGGCGTGTTCGCCGGCGTGCTCGACCAGGCCGATGTCTACGAACATACCGACAAGCAGGGCAAGAAATTCGGCGAAGAGCTGGAGCGCATCGGCTGGAGGGGCACCGAGAAGGTCGGCGACCGCAAGATCCACGCCTTCTTCGAACTGCATATCGAGCAGGGGCCGATCCTCGAGGACGAAGGCATCGACATCGGCGTCGTCACCCATGGCCAGGGCCTGAAATGGCTGCAGGTGACGCTGACCGGCAAGGAAGCCCATACCGGCTCGACGCCGATGCCCAAGCGCCGCAATGCAGGGCTCGGCATGGCGCGGGTGATCGAGCTGGTGCACGAGATCGCCATGGACTACCAGCCCGACGCCGTCGGTGCGGTCGGCCACATGGAGGTGTTTCCCAACTCGCGCAACATCATCGCCGGGCGCACCGTGTTCACCATCGACATCCGCTCGCCGGAAAAGGAAGTGCTGGACGCGATGGACGGCCGCATTCGCGAAGGCATCGACACGATCTGCGAGGCGCTCGACATCCAGTACAAGGTCGAACAGGTCGGCGCGTTCGACCCGGTGACCTTCGATGCCGGTTGCGTGAAGGCGATCCGCGATGCCGCCGACCGCCTCGGCTATACGCACCGCAACATCGTCTCGGGTGCTGGCCATGACGCCTGCTGGATCAACCGCGTGGCGCCGACCGCCATGGTGATGTGCCCTTGCGTTGACGGGTTGTCACACAACGAGGCTGAAGAGATCACCAAGGAATGGGCCTCGGCGGGCGCCGACGTGCTGTTCCACGCGGTGGTGGAGACGGCTGTCATCGTGGAGTGA
- the hydA gene encoding dihydropyrimidinase, with amino-acid sequence MTKVIKNGTVVTADRTWKADVLSSHGKIVAIGSDLHGDHEYDATGCYVMPGGIDPHTHLEMPFMGTYSADDFESGTRAALAGGTTMVVDFCLPAPQQSLLEALQMWDNKTSKAACDYSFHMAITWWGKQVFDEMATVVDKGITSFKHFMAYKGALMVDDDEMYASFQRCADLGALPLVHAENGDVVAALSQKLLAAGNNGPEGHAYSRPPEVEGEATNRAIMIADMAGVPLYVVHVSCEQAHEAIRRARQKGMRVFGEPLVQHLTLDESEYFNKDWDHAARRVMSPPFRNKLHQDSLWAGLQAGSLQVVATDHCAFTTKQKRNGIGDFTKIPNGTGGLEDRMPVLWTTGVNTGRLTMNEFVAVTSTNIAKILNMYPKKGAIVEGADADIVVWDPSAKKTITSKKQQSVIDYNVFEGVEVTGLPRFVFSRGELSIEEAEVKAKPGHGQFVGREPNAAVNRALSTWKDITAPRKVERSGIPATGV; translated from the coding sequence ATGACCAAAGTCATCAAGAACGGCACCGTCGTTACCGCCGACCGCACGTGGAAGGCCGATGTGCTGTCCAGCCACGGCAAGATCGTCGCCATCGGTTCGGACCTGCATGGCGACCACGAGTACGACGCCACCGGCTGCTATGTCATGCCGGGCGGCATCGACCCGCACACCCATCTCGAAATGCCGTTCATGGGCACCTATTCGGCTGACGATTTCGAATCCGGCACGCGCGCCGCGCTTGCCGGCGGCACCACGATGGTGGTCGATTTCTGCCTGCCGGCGCCGCAGCAATCGCTGCTCGAAGCTTTGCAGATGTGGGACAACAAGACCTCCAAGGCTGCCTGCGATTATTCCTTCCACATGGCCATCACCTGGTGGGGCAAGCAGGTGTTCGACGAGATGGCCACAGTCGTCGACAAGGGCATCACCTCGTTCAAACACTTCATGGCCTACAAGGGCGCGCTGATGGTGGATGACGACGAGATGTACGCGTCGTTCCAGCGCTGCGCCGACCTTGGCGCACTGCCGCTGGTGCATGCCGAAAATGGCGACGTGGTTGCGGCCCTGTCGCAGAAACTGCTCGCCGCGGGCAACAACGGCCCCGAAGGCCACGCCTATTCGCGTCCACCGGAAGTGGAAGGCGAGGCAACCAACCGCGCCATCATGATCGCCGACATGGCCGGTGTGCCGCTCTATGTCGTCCATGTCTCCTGCGAACAGGCACACGAGGCCATCCGCCGGGCACGGCAGAAGGGCATGCGCGTCTTCGGCGAGCCGCTGGTCCAGCATTTGACGCTCGATGAAAGCGAATATTTCAACAAGGACTGGGACCATGCGGCGCGCCGCGTGATGAGCCCGCCCTTCCGCAACAAACTGCATCAGGATTCGCTATGGGCCGGCCTGCAGGCCGGATCGCTGCAGGTTGTCGCGACCGACCATTGCGCCTTCACAACCAAGCAGAAACGCAACGGGATCGGCGACTTCACCAAGATCCCCAACGGCACCGGCGGGCTCGAAGACCGTATGCCGGTGCTGTGGACCACGGGCGTCAATACCGGGCGGCTGACGATGAACGAGTTCGTCGCGGTGACCTCGACCAACATCGCCAAGATCCTCAACATGTATCCGAAAAAGGGCGCCATCGTCGAAGGCGCCGACGCCGACATCGTCGTCTGGGATCCCAGCGCCAAGAAAACCATCACCTCGAAAAAGCAGCAGTCGGTCATCGACTACAATGTCTTCGAAGGCGTCGAGGTGACCGGCCTGCCGCGCTTCGTGTTTTCGCGTGGCGAACTGTCGATCGAGGAGGCCGAGGTGAAGGCCAAGCCCGGCCACGGCCAGTTCGTCGGCCGCGAGCCGAACGCGGCGGTCAACCGGGCGCTGTCGACGTGGAAAGACATCACCGCGCCGCGCAAGGTCGAACGGTCAGGCATTCCGGCGACCGGGGTCTGA